One genomic region from Nitrososphaerota archaeon encodes:
- a CDS encoding PQQ-binding-like beta-propeller repeat protein, giving the protein MSSSKQNRVVILSVLVILAFGTFAPTLAYAAPLANTAKDWQYVNGNSWAQNYSPETQITKSNVDQLEVKWIFPLQGASDAVKALQSLTLRQGSTTPPVVAGGKVYVTTNYLRTYAVDAKNGKQLWAHDYSINMTDLQKRLPVVISTPHLHGIRYWEAGNAILLSGMACDFYGIDATTGKTSFWVKDLCKDVPGNVYIYHQGIMATSSQANVGTYEKGKQFIFVVPGAIHSSLYDGDGRHVTLGIDQNTKQIAWRVFSFPPQDKPTKDWALQECSIGFFQATPCSQVAAKAPQNLEWDWAQPDQLPSRWGGVTANWGQPVVDEDTGILYTNTGNQGPYSNVTMTPGPRLYGSTIMAIDMNAGKRVWWLQPFPRDPYDYDCNWSGLLADVPKIGKVYMKGCKEGMLYVMDAKTGKPYYVKDVIAEQVKLGQVTTSALKEPYQGGNRYHLSDPFSTYDMREMKAPDGSKYCGSPCPIYPYFYNGIFGTDMTYDPETGTLFQYALGLQAVMTSPNYNGPGSVVNKATAYPVANTTIIARDAATSDIKWTYFNKNGNERAAMIATPELLITGSIDGVIRIFDKTNGKVLKEVSLGSDVKVGLTTGQDSDGNQKVFALVGAGQGMGAISPTSPMTLVAVGLSNKAAPTAQTSTVTTTQSTTVTTTAVSTTTSATTVTSTSATTVTSQVTQTETQTSGLPSEVTYAAIGVAVIAIIAAAVLVMRKK; this is encoded by the coding sequence ATGTCATCTTCTAAACAGAATAGAGTAGTAATACTCTCCGTACTCGTAATTCTGGCATTCGGAACATTCGCACCAACACTAGCATATGCAGCGCCTCTCGCCAACACGGCGAAGGACTGGCAGTATGTCAATGGAAACTCATGGGCTCAGAACTATAGCCCTGAGACACAGATCACTAAGAGCAACGTCGACCAGCTGGAGGTCAAGTGGATCTTCCCGCTGCAAGGCGCAAGTGATGCGGTGAAGGCTCTTCAAAGCCTTACTCTGAGGCAGGGTTCGACAACTCCGCCGGTCGTCGCAGGCGGCAAGGTCTATGTCACAACAAACTATCTGAGAACCTACGCAGTTGATGCTAAGAATGGAAAGCAGTTATGGGCGCATGATTACTCAATCAACATGACCGATTTGCAGAAGAGATTACCCGTTGTGATCTCCACACCTCACCTCCACGGTATCCGTTACTGGGAGGCTGGTAACGCAATTCTGCTCAGCGGCATGGCCTGTGACTTCTACGGCATCGACGCCACAACAGGCAAGACCTCCTTCTGGGTGAAGGATCTCTGCAAGGATGTACCTGGAAACGTCTACATTTATCACCAAGGCATTATGGCTACCTCAAGCCAAGCTAATGTCGGAACCTATGAGAAGGGTAAGCAGTTCATCTTCGTAGTCCCAGGCGCTATTCACAGCAGCCTCTACGACGGTGACGGTCGTCACGTGACATTAGGCATCGACCAGAACACCAAGCAGATTGCCTGGCGTGTCTTCAGCTTCCCACCTCAAGACAAGCCCACTAAAGACTGGGCACTACAAGAGTGCAGCATAGGCTTCTTCCAAGCAACTCCATGCAGCCAGGTAGCGGCAAAGGCTCCTCAGAACCTTGAATGGGACTGGGCTCAGCCTGACCAATTACCAAGCAGATGGGGCGGTGTCACAGCTAACTGGGGACAACCAGTAGTTGACGAGGACACAGGCATCCTTTACACCAACACAGGCAACCAAGGACCATACTCAAACGTCACAATGACACCTGGACCAAGACTCTACGGTTCAACCATTATGGCCATAGACATGAACGCAGGTAAACGTGTCTGGTGGCTGCAGCCATTCCCACGTGATCCATACGACTATGACTGCAACTGGAGCGGACTCCTCGCAGATGTACCGAAGATCGGCAAGGTCTACATGAAGGGATGCAAGGAAGGAATGCTGTACGTGATGGACGCTAAGACAGGTAAGCCGTACTACGTGAAGGACGTTATCGCCGAGCAGGTTAAGCTAGGTCAGGTAACTACATCAGCTCTCAAGGAGCCGTATCAGGGTGGAAACAGATACCATCTGAGCGACCCGTTCAGCACCTACGACATGAGAGAGATGAAGGCTCCTGACGGCAGCAAGTACTGCGGTTCACCATGTCCTATCTATCCATACTTCTACAACGGCATCTTCGGCACAGACATGACATATGATCCTGAGACAGGAACATTGTTCCAGTATGCACTGGGTCTGCAAGCAGTGATGACTTCGCCTAACTACAACGGTCCTGGAAGCGTTGTCAACAAGGCTACAGCCTATCCGGTCGCAAACACCACAATCATTGCACGTGATGCAGCAACAAGCGACATCAAGTGGACATACTTCAACAAGAACGGAAACGAGCGTGCAGCAATGATAGCTACACCTGAACTGCTCATAACCGGTTCAATCGACGGAGTAATTCGTATCTTCGATAAGACCAACGGTAAAGTTCTGAAGGAAGTGTCACTTGGTTCAGATGTCAAGGTCGGTCTCACAACCGGTCAAGACTCTGATGGTAATCAGAAGGTCTTCGCTCTCGTCGGTGCAGGACAGGGAATGGGAGCAATTTCCCCAACAAGCCCAATGACTCTGGTAGCAGTCGGACTATCCAACAAGGCTGCACCTACAGCTCAGACATCCACAGTCACAACAACCCAAAGCACAACCGTAACAACCACTGCGGTATCTACAACCACTTCAGCCACTACAGTTACAAGCACTTCTGCGACAACCGTAACTTCGCAGGTGACTCAGACTGAGACTCAGACTTCGGGTCTGCCTTCTGAGGTGACCTACGCGGCGATTGGCGTAGCTGTAATAGCTATCATCGCAGCAGCAGTACTCGTAATGCGGAAGAAATAG
- the dph2 gene encoding diphthamide biosynthesis enzyme Dph2 — protein sequence MKIDEERVVEEVRRVKPRLVLLSCPEGYLRQVEDLASRLEREFGVETMVSADLCYGVCDTADSEALKLGADLAFHIGHRSGFTRIGERTVMVDVFDDADFTKVVEKAVASLKPYQRLGLCTISQHLHRLDSVKELFESAGFEVYVGKGHERLLDGQVMGCRFTTSFRIRDEVDALVFLGQSRFHAVGVALSSGKPTFMLDPYSETIEDMGVQAEQWGKRTVLQVYKAVDAKRFGIIIGLREGQMLSEQAIHLKKRFQEHGREARLITLREVTEERLAPFRDLDAFIQTACPRISIDGSVFSRPVLSTPQAEALFRLWEGKDISAFLERSSWV from the coding sequence TTGAAGATTGATGAGGAGAGGGTTGTTGAGGAGGTTAGGCGTGTTAAGCCTCGGCTTGTTCTGCTTAGTTGTCCTGAGGGTTATTTGAGGCAGGTTGAGGATTTGGCTTCTAGGTTGGAGCGGGAGTTTGGTGTGGAGACGATGGTTTCTGCTGATTTGTGTTATGGGGTTTGTGATACTGCTGATTCTGAGGCTTTGAAGCTTGGGGCTGATTTGGCGTTTCATATTGGGCATCGCTCTGGGTTTACAAGGATCGGTGAGCGTACTGTTATGGTTGATGTGTTTGATGATGCTGATTTCACCAAGGTGGTTGAGAAAGCTGTTGCTTCGCTGAAGCCGTATCAGCGTCTCGGTTTATGCACGATTAGCCAGCATCTTCACCGTCTTGACTCTGTTAAAGAGTTATTTGAGTCAGCCGGGTTTGAGGTGTATGTTGGGAAGGGTCATGAGCGGCTGCTTGATGGGCAGGTTATGGGCTGCCGCTTCACCACCTCTTTCAGAATCCGTGACGAGGTTGACGCGCTTGTGTTTCTTGGGCAGAGCCGTTTTCACGCGGTTGGGGTGGCGCTTTCTTCCGGTAAGCCGACGTTTATGCTTGATCCGTATTCGGAGACTATTGAGGATATGGGGGTTCAGGCTGAGCAGTGGGGTAAGCGGACTGTGCTTCAGGTTTACAAGGCTGTTGATGCGAAGCGCTTCGGGATTATAATTGGGTTGAGGGAGGGGCAGATGCTTTCTGAGCAGGCGATACATTTGAAGAAGCGCTTCCAGGAGCACGGTAGAGAGGCGCGTTTGATTACGCTGCGCGAGGTGACTGAGGAGCGGCTCGCCCCCTTCAGAGATCTTGACGCGTTCATACAGACCGCGTGTCCACGCATCTCGATTGATGGATCAGTTTTCAGCCGCCCTGTGCTGTCTACTCCGCAGGCTGAAGCTTTGTTCAGGCTTTGGGAAGGTAAGGATATCTCAGCCTTTCTGGAGCGATCCAGTTGGGTTTAG
- a CDS encoding 50S ribosomal protein L16, producing MKGRNYKLARGQATTRKKFLPGAPGVRIAKFTTGTAKIQYDWKLKLITTERVQVRHTAIEATRVAANKKINEDGFEEYFLMVKKYPHVILRENKMIATAGADRLQEGMRKAYGKPIGLAARVRPGDTILELSIKNDKLDKAKLALKLAASKFPAPMKVEVEPIPKKEQ from the coding sequence TTGAAGGGACGTAACTATAAGCTTGCGCGTGGACAGGCGACTACTCGTAAGAAGTTTTTGCCTGGTGCTCCAGGTGTTAGGATCGCCAAGTTCACTACTGGAACCGCTAAGATTCAGTATGATTGGAAGCTGAAACTCATTACGACTGAGCGTGTTCAGGTTAGGCATACCGCTATTGAGGCGACCCGTGTCGCTGCTAACAAGAAGATCAATGAAGATGGTTTTGAAGAGTATTTCTTGATGGTGAAAAAGTATCCTCACGTTATTCTGCGTGAGAACAAGATGATTGCTACTGCTGGTGCAGACCGTCTTCAGGAAGGAATGCGCAAAGCCTACGGTAAACCGATAGGGTTAGCTGCACGAGTAAGGCCGGGCGACACCATACTTGAGCTAAGCATCAAAAACGATAAGCTCGACAAGGCGAAGCTGGCTCTGAAACTCGCTGCCAGCAAGTTCCCCGCCCCGATGAAGGTCGAAGTGGAACCAATCCCCAAGAAAGAACAGTAA
- a CDS encoding exosome complex RNA-binding protein Csl4, which produces MSKEEKKQSSKPQPSTTSAGKKVALPGDELAVIEAFAAGSNTFVDNGEVRALRVGYAEPDRKDRVISVKPSRGSIGVPKPGDMIVGTVETAQPSIANILIEEINDQYSEAGFSGMLQSGGDPRNRNRRRVTCKPGDVVRAQVYSVKNSIYHLSVDRPESGVLHTICSQCGGNVVRVRDMVKCNECGYVEERKLASDFDQYQTSTTATTTATATQKPQ; this is translated from the coding sequence TTGAGTAAAGAAGAGAAGAAGCAGAGTTCCAAGCCTCAGCCGTCCACTACTAGTGCTGGTAAGAAGGTTGCTTTGCCTGGGGATGAGTTGGCTGTTATTGAGGCGTTTGCGGCTGGTTCGAACACTTTTGTTGATAACGGTGAGGTGCGGGCTCTCCGTGTCGGTTACGCGGAGCCTGATCGGAAGGACAGGGTTATCTCGGTTAAGCCTTCACGGGGCAGCATAGGTGTTCCTAAGCCGGGTGATATGATAGTCGGCACAGTTGAGACTGCTCAGCCGAGCATCGCTAACATCTTGATTGAGGAGATTAACGATCAGTACAGTGAGGCTGGTTTCAGCGGTATGCTTCAATCCGGTGGAGATCCTCGAAACCGTAACCGTCGCCGAGTAACCTGCAAGCCGGGTGATGTTGTCAGAGCCCAGGTTTACAGCGTCAAAAACTCGATTTACCATCTCTCGGTAGATAGGCCTGAATCCGGAGTGCTACACACTATTTGCAGCCAGTGCGGAGGAAACGTAGTACGTGTAAGGGATATGGTGAAATGCAATGAGTGCGGCTACGTTGAGGAGCGTAAGCTCGCCTCGGACTTCGACCAATACCAAACGTCAACAACAGCAACAACCACCGCCACGGCGACTCAGAAGCCGCAGTAA
- a CDS encoding PQQ-binding-like beta-propeller repeat protein codes for MQSSKQYRVAILSIFVILAFGTFAPTLAYAAPSGTNNGKDWQYVDGNSWAQNYSPETQITKSNADQLEVKWIFPLTGADSAVAALKSITLRQGSTTPPIVANGKVFVTTNYMRTYAVDAKTGKQLWVHDYSINITDVQKKLPVVVSTPHLHGIRYWQTGNVVLLGGLGCDFYGIDADTGKTKFWVKDLCKDIPGNIYTYHDILGGVSAQANIGTYEKGKQFTYIVPGAIHSSLYDGDGRHVTMGINMDTNQIVWRVFSYPPQGVPTKDWALQECSTGYFQMTPCSQVAAKAPQNLEWDWAQPGEAPSRWGGVTSNWGQPVIDEDTGIFYTNTGNQGPFTNVTMTPGPRLYGSTIMAIDMNSGKRIWWLQPFPRDPYDYDCNWSGVLADVPTLGKVYMKGCKEGRLYIINAATGKPIYVKDVIDDQFNLGQITKAGTLEGPQGGIKYHLNDPFSTYDMREMKAPDGSKYCGSPCTLYPYWYNGIMGTDMTYDPTTGVLYHYANALQTVMTSPNYAGPGSSVSKSTAYPIANTTIIARDAATGKINWTFFSKNGNERAAMIATPELLITGSIDGVIRVFDKTNGKVLKEVSLGSDIKVGVTTGQDSEGNQKVFALVGAGQGMGAIAPTSPMTLVAVGLSNKAAPTAQTSTVTTTQTTTQSTTVTSTSVSTTTSATTVTSTSATTVTSQITQTQTSGLPSEVTYAAIAVAVIAIIAAAVLVMRKK; via the coding sequence ATGCAATCTTCTAAACAGTATAGAGTAGCAATACTCTCAATATTCGTAATTTTAGCATTCGGAACATTCGCACCAACACTAGCATACGCAGCACCATCTGGCACCAACAACGGCAAAGACTGGCAATACGTCGACGGCAACTCATGGGCTCAGAACTACAGCCCTGAGACACAGATCACCAAGAGCAATGCAGACCAGCTTGAAGTCAAGTGGATATTCCCTCTGACGGGAGCCGACTCAGCTGTGGCTGCTCTGAAGTCTATCACCCTAAGGCAGGGTTCAACAACCCCGCCTATCGTTGCGAACGGCAAAGTCTTCGTGACCACTAACTACATGAGGACATACGCCGTTGACGCCAAGACAGGCAAGCAACTATGGGTTCACGACTACTCGATTAACATAACTGACGTACAGAAGAAGCTACCGGTAGTTGTCAGCACGCCACACCTTCACGGCATCAGATACTGGCAGACTGGAAACGTAGTCCTGCTCGGCGGTTTGGGCTGTGACTTCTACGGCATCGACGCTGACACAGGTAAGACCAAGTTCTGGGTCAAGGACCTCTGCAAGGATATACCCGGGAACATCTATACCTACCACGATATTCTCGGAGGTGTCTCCGCACAAGCCAACATCGGAACCTATGAGAAGGGCAAGCAGTTCACTTACATCGTCCCAGGTGCTATCCATAGCTCCCTCTATGACGGAGACGGTCGTCACGTCACAATGGGAATAAACATGGACACCAACCAGATTGTCTGGAGAGTCTTCAGTTACCCACCTCAAGGAGTACCTACCAAGGACTGGGCACTACAGGAGTGCAGCACCGGATACTTCCAAATGACTCCATGCAGCCAGGTAGCAGCAAAGGCTCCTCAGAACCTTGAATGGGACTGGGCTCAGCCTGGAGAAGCACCAAGCAGATGGGGTGGTGTAACCTCAAACTGGGGTCAACCAGTAATTGACGAGGATACCGGAATCTTCTACACCAACACAGGTAACCAAGGACCATTCACAAACGTAACTATGACACCTGGACCTCGTCTCTACGGTTCAACCATCATGGCCATCGACATGAACTCTGGTAAGCGCATCTGGTGGCTACAGCCATTCCCACGTGATCCATACGACTATGACTGCAACTGGAGCGGAGTCCTAGCTGATGTACCTACTCTAGGTAAAGTCTACATGAAGGGATGCAAGGAAGGCAGGTTATACATAATTAACGCTGCAACAGGCAAGCCCATCTACGTGAAGGATGTTATCGATGACCAGTTCAACTTGGGTCAGATCACCAAGGCTGGAACACTGGAAGGACCACAAGGCGGAATCAAGTACCACCTCAACGATCCGTTCAGCACCTACGACATGAGGGAAATGAAGGCTCCTGACGGCAGCAAATACTGCGGCTCCCCATGCACCCTCTATCCATACTGGTACAACGGCATCATGGGCACAGACATGACTTACGATCCTACAACTGGAGTACTCTACCACTATGCAAATGCTCTGCAGACCGTTATGACTTCACCTAACTACGCCGGACCTGGAAGTAGTGTCAGCAAGTCAACAGCCTACCCTATTGCAAACACCACAATCATCGCTAGAGACGCAGCTACAGGCAAGATCAACTGGACTTTCTTCAGCAAGAACGGAAACGAGCGTGCAGCAATGATAGCTACACCTGAACTGCTCATAACTGGTTCAATCGACGGAGTAATCCGTGTCTTCGATAAGACCAACGGTAAAGTTCTGAAGGAAGTGTCGCTAGGCTCAGACATAAAGGTCGGTGTCACAACCGGTCAAGACTCTGAGGGTAACCAGAAAGTCTTCGCTCTCGTCGGAGCAGGACAGGGAATGGGGGCAATTGCTCCAACAAGCCCAATGACTCTGGTAGCAGTCGGACTATCCAACAAGGCTGCACCTACAGCTCAGACATCCACAGTCACAACCACACAAACCACAACCCAGAGCACAACCGTAACAAGCACTTCAGTGTCCACAACCACTTCAGCCACTACCGTTACAAGCACTTCTGCGACAACAGTAACTTCGCAGATAACTCAAACCCAGACCTCGGGTCTACCTTCTGAGGTAACCTACGCAGCAATAGCAGTAGCTGTTATTGCAATCATCGCAGCAGCAGTACTAGTGATGCGAAAGAAGTAG
- a CDS encoding PQQ-binding-like beta-propeller repeat protein: protein MSILSVLTILSFSTFAATFAYAAPLANTAKDWQYVNGNSWGMNYSPETQITKDNVGQLEVKWLFPLEGKASASLTLPGVTLNEGSTTPPIVAGGKVFVTTNYLRTYAIDAKTGKQAWAHNYAINATDAQSRLPLIFGSSLQQHLHGIRYWEAGNAVLVSGMACDFYGVDAATGKTSFWVKDLCKDIPGNLYKYRQGAVSQTNIGTYEKGKQFIFVLPGAMHSNTYAGDFRHTTIGVDMNTKQIVWKLFSFPPQDKATKDWALQECSIGYFSNIPCSEVASKAPGNLEWDWAQPDQPPNIYGGVTANWGQIVVDEDTGIIYTQTGNQGPYTYVGTTPGPRLYGSAIMAIDSATGKRVWWLQPFPRDPYDYDCNWSGVLADVPTLGKVYMKGCKEGRLNIINAQTGKPVNIIDVVNEQVGWGQVTSAALKEPYQGGVRYHFNDVYSTYDMREMVSPDGSKYCGRPCDVYPNFSNGIFGTDMSYDPQTGTLFHYAIGLQTTIVNSPAPVVDKSVSITKGYPITNTSIVARDAATGKVKWSWFWSVGQQRSHLVVTPTLVFTGFIDGYMRFFDKNTGKLIHEMNLGSDMRVGVTTGQDSSGNQMIFTVLGITSTGRITPTNPGIVVALGLSGKAAATGQTTTVTTTATTTQSTTLTSTSVSTTTSATTVTSTSATTLTTTSATTATVTASTTVATTVTTTAPAKTVTSSVTETTGLPSEVTYAAIGVAVIAIIAAAVLVMRKK, encoded by the coding sequence ATGAGTATACTGTCTGTACTAACCATTCTTTCATTCAGCACATTCGCAGCCACATTCGCTTACGCAGCACCTCTAGCAAACACGGCGAAGGATTGGCAGTACGTAAACGGCAATTCTTGGGGTATGAACTATAGCCCTGAGACCCAGATCACAAAGGACAACGTTGGGCAACTTGAGGTCAAGTGGCTCTTCCCCTTAGAGGGGAAGGCTTCGGCTTCACTTACGCTGCCCGGAGTTACCTTGAACGAAGGTTCAACTACACCGCCGATCGTCGCAGGCGGCAAGGTGTTCGTCACAACAAACTATTTGAGAACCTACGCGATCGACGCGAAGACCGGTAAACAGGCGTGGGCGCACAACTACGCTATCAACGCCACCGACGCACAGAGCCGGCTGCCGCTAATCTTCGGAAGCAGTCTGCAGCAGCACCTCCACGGTATCAGGTACTGGGAGGCTGGTAACGCGGTTCTAGTCAGCGGCATGGCCTGTGACTTCTACGGTGTAGATGCCGCCACAGGCAAGACCTCCTTCTGGGTCAAAGACCTATGCAAGGACATCCCCGGCAACCTGTACAAGTATAGGCAAGGAGCGGTCAGCCAAACCAACATTGGAACCTATGAGAAGGGTAAGCAGTTCATCTTCGTCCTACCCGGTGCAATGCACAGCAACACCTACGCAGGTGACTTCAGACACACAACAATCGGAGTAGACATGAATACCAAGCAAATCGTCTGGAAACTTTTCAGCTTCCCACCTCAAGACAAAGCCACTAAAGACTGGGCTCTACAGGAGTGCAGTATCGGGTACTTCTCAAACATTCCATGCAGTGAAGTAGCTTCAAAAGCCCCTGGGAACCTTGAGTGGGACTGGGCTCAGCCTGATCAGCCTCCTAACATCTACGGAGGTGTCACAGCTAACTGGGGTCAGATCGTCGTAGATGAAGACACAGGCATCATTTACACCCAAACAGGTAACCAAGGACCATACACATACGTTGGCACAACTCCTGGTCCACGTCTCTACGGTAGCGCAATCATGGCAATCGACTCAGCTACAGGTAAACGTGTCTGGTGGCTGCAGCCATTCCCACGTGATCCTTACGACTATGACTGCAACTGGAGCGGAGTATTAGCTGATGTTCCTACTCTTGGCAAGGTCTACATGAAGGGCTGCAAGGAAGGTCGTCTCAACATTATCAACGCACAGACAGGTAAGCCGGTCAACATAATTGATGTAGTCAATGAGCAGGTAGGTTGGGGGCAAGTCACATCAGCCGCGTTGAAGGAGCCCTACCAAGGAGGAGTCAGGTATCACTTCAACGACGTATACAGCACGTACGACATGAGGGAAATGGTGTCTCCGGACGGTAGCAAGTACTGTGGACGGCCATGTGATGTGTATCCGAACTTCAGCAACGGCATATTCGGAACCGACATGAGCTATGATCCTCAGACTGGAACACTGTTCCACTACGCGATAGGTCTGCAGACCACGATCGTGAACTCTCCTGCACCAGTAGTTGACAAGTCGGTCAGCATCACTAAAGGTTACCCGATCACCAACACCTCAATCGTTGCACGTGACGCGGCCACTGGAAAGGTGAAGTGGAGCTGGTTCTGGAGTGTAGGGCAGCAGCGCTCACACCTAGTCGTCACTCCGACACTAGTCTTCACAGGCTTCATTGACGGCTACATGAGGTTCTTCGACAAGAACACAGGTAAACTGATTCACGAGATGAATCTCGGCTCAGACATGAGGGTAGGCGTCACAACAGGTCAAGACTCCTCAGGTAACCAGATGATATTCACCGTCTTAGGCATCACCTCAACTGGACGAATCACACCCACAAACCCCGGTATCGTAGTGGCTCTTGGATTATCAGGCAAAGCCGCTGCAACTGGCCAGACAACCACGGTAACAACCACGGCGACAACCACTCAGAGCACCACGCTCACAAGCACCTCAGTGTCCACAACCACTTCAGCCACCACCGTAACCAGCACCTCAGCAACTACACTTACAACAACCTCAGCCACAACAGCCACAGTCACTGCATCTACTACTGTAGCGACAACTGTAACCACTACTGCTCCAGCTAAGACTGTAACATCATCAGTTACGGAGACCACTGGTCTACCTTCCGAAGTCACTTACGCAGCGATTGGCGTAGCTGTAATAGCTATCATCGCAGCAGCAGTACTCGTAATGCGGAAGAAGTAG
- a CDS encoding gluconate 2-dehydrogenase subunit 3 family protein yields the protein MSSSSKSRRDFIKIGAAAVGGAAVASAVEIPLLTSQTQQKDNELQQKNTQLQQKDQQISQLQGQVSDASRMTGFLTLNPKERPVVEAMAETMIPSDAETGAGAKEAGVIFFIDRQLAGSYGKNGNMYMQGPFIQPGLAGPVTVGSVTYPKGSPSVRIIAGTRYQHAFSLREYWRRGIQFTQDYSNKAYGGNFEKLSADKQVQVLQDMFDNKPTNFTGPTAAEFVSEVHDMVMGGYFADPLYGGNRGLVSWKMAGFNGTNMGEEVGKTTLELARMSSNVRLTPKSLADLQGGK from the coding sequence ATGTCTTCGTCTTCAAAGTCTAGACGAGATTTTATCAAAATTGGTGCCGCGGCTGTGGGTGGTGCCGCTGTCGCGTCAGCTGTTGAGATTCCCCTCCTGACGTCGCAGACGCAGCAGAAGGATAATGAGCTGCAGCAGAAGAATACGCAGCTTCAGCAGAAGGATCAGCAGATTAGTCAGCTTCAGGGTCAGGTTAGTGATGCTTCTAGGATGACTGGTTTTCTAACTTTGAATCCTAAGGAGCGGCCTGTTGTCGAAGCTATGGCTGAGACGATGATTCCCAGTGATGCGGAAACGGGGGCTGGGGCGAAGGAGGCTGGTGTGATTTTCTTCATTGACAGGCAGTTGGCTGGGAGCTATGGGAAGAACGGGAACATGTATATGCAGGGGCCGTTCATTCAGCCTGGGTTAGCTGGCCCGGTTACCGTGGGATCAGTTACTTATCCGAAGGGTTCTCCCAGTGTCAGGATTATCGCGGGTACTAGGTATCAGCATGCTTTTTCGCTTCGGGAGTATTGGAGGCGAGGTATACAGTTTACGCAGGATTACTCGAACAAGGCGTACGGCGGGAACTTCGAGAAGCTAAGCGCGGATAAGCAGGTTCAGGTGCTGCAGGACATGTTTGATAATAAGCCGACTAATTTCACGGGTCCGACTGCCGCGGAGTTTGTGTCAGAGGTGCATGATATGGTGATGGGCGGATATTTCGCGGATCCGCTTTACGGCGGTAACAGGGGGCTGGTTAGCTGGAAGATGGCGGGGTTCAACGGCACGAACATGGGTGAGGAGGTCGGTAAGACCACGTTGGAGCTTGCGAGAATGTCGAGTAATGTTCGGTTGACTCCGAAGAGTTTGGCGGATCTTCAAGGAGGAAAGTGA
- a CDS encoding UPF0175 family protein, which yields MSSIVGVRLTKATEKAVREIMREEGVDKSTAVRLLIETGYKEWKLQHSLRLLQEGKVSVWNAAEMAGMNLWDFLNILKKENIPWVEFDPSEVLQPNQR from the coding sequence ATGTCGTCTATAGTGGGTGTTAGGCTCACCAAGGCTACGGAGAAGGCTGTAAGGGAGATTATGCGGGAGGAGGGTGTTGATAAATCTACAGCGGTGAGGCTGTTGATCGAGACTGGGTATAAGGAGTGGAAGCTTCAACATTCCCTTCGTCTCCTTCAAGAGGGTAAAGTATCCGTCTGGAATGCGGCTGAAATGGCCGGTATGAATCTATGGGACTTCCTTAACATACTCAAGAAGGAGAATATCCCGTGGGTGGAATTCGATCCCAGCGAAGTTCTGCAACCAAACCAACGCTGA